The proteins below are encoded in one region of Alistipes communis:
- a CDS encoding DUF4294 domain-containing protein: MKKYLLFLLAAILPALRIGAQQPPGVACQEWQVVAGDTIPHVRIRPVWVFARGADLRRYRKLVAAVKKVYPVAKIARARMTEMEAELQRLPTKKAQKAYIRGVYRQIKEEYTPVVKHMTRTQGKVLLKLIDRETDYTAYEVLREFRGGFVAGFWQTLSRVFGQDLKSEYDAEGDDRLLEQIVRYYEAGLL, translated from the coding sequence ATGAAAAAGTACCTTCTCTTTCTGCTGGCGGCGATACTCCCGGCACTCCGGATCGGAGCGCAACAGCCTCCGGGCGTCGCCTGTCAGGAGTGGCAGGTCGTCGCGGGCGATACGATTCCCCACGTCCGCATTCGCCCGGTGTGGGTCTTCGCCCGCGGAGCCGACCTGCGCCGCTACCGCAAACTGGTCGCGGCCGTCAAAAAAGTCTATCCCGTCGCAAAGATCGCCAGGGCGCGCATGACCGAAATGGAGGCCGAGCTGCAACGCCTACCGACCAAAAAGGCGCAAAAAGCCTACATCAGGGGCGTCTATCGCCAAATCAAGGAGGAGTACACGCCCGTCGTCAAACACATGACCCGCACGCAAGGCAAAGTACTGCTCAAACTCATCGACCGCGAGACGGACTACACCGCCTACGAAGTACTGCGGGAATTCCGCGGCGGATTCGTGGCCGGATTCTGGCAGACCTTGTCGCGCGTCTTCGGGCAGGACCTCAAATCGGAGTACGACGCCGAAGGGGACGACCGCCTGCTCGAACAGATCGTCCGCTACTACGAAGCGGGATTGCTCTGA
- a CDS encoding thioesterase family protein, which yields MELKKGLSSQSSVTVSAGNTAAAMGSGDLDVFATPAMVALMENAAMKAVADALPEGSTTVGAEMNVTHIKPSGLGAEIVATAVLTGVEGRKLTFNVGARDAEGMIGEGIHIRYAVDRRRFMEKVGK from the coding sequence ATGGAACTGAAAAAGGGATTGTCGTCCCAGAGCTCGGTGACGGTATCGGCCGGAAATACGGCCGCTGCGATGGGTTCGGGCGATCTGGATGTTTTCGCCACGCCGGCGATGGTGGCGTTGATGGAGAATGCCGCGATGAAGGCCGTCGCCGATGCGCTGCCGGAAGGCTCGACGACCGTGGGGGCCGAGATGAACGTGACGCACATCAAGCCTTCGGGGCTCGGCGCCGAGATCGTGGCGACGGCGGTGCTGACCGGAGTGGAAGGGCGCAAGCTGACCTTCAACGTCGGTGCCCGCGACGCCGAAGGAATGATCGGCGAGGGCATCCACATTCGTTATGCGGTCGATCGGCGTCGGTTCATGGAGAAGGTAGGGAAGTAG
- a CDS encoding GlsB/YeaQ/YmgE family stress response membrane protein, which translates to MYFLWYLLIGLVAGWLANLLVKGHGSGLVVNLIVGIVGGILGGWILSLLGLVAVGTLGSLIASVIGAVVLLWIASLLARSSKKHSSQ; encoded by the coding sequence ATGTATTTTCTCTGGTATCTGCTTATCGGGCTCGTCGCCGGCTGGCTGGCCAATCTTCTGGTCAAAGGACACGGTTCGGGGCTCGTCGTCAATCTGATCGTCGGCATCGTCGGCGGTATTCTGGGCGGCTGGATTCTGTCGCTGCTGGGGCTGGTCGCCGTCGGGACGCTGGGCAGCCTGATCGCATCGGTCATCGGCGCCGTCGTCCTGCTCTGGATCGCATCGCTTCTGGCACGTTCCTCAAAAAAACACTCCTCGCAATGA
- a CDS encoding TIGR03905 family TSCPD domain-containing protein, translating into MEKNLVYTTCGTCSKLLDVTVENDRVKRVQFIGGCHGNSQGIAALIAGMEVDEAIARLSGIDCGGRGTSCPDQLAKALTQLKNSR; encoded by the coding sequence ATGGAGAAAAACCTCGTCTACACGACATGCGGAACCTGCTCGAAGCTGCTCGACGTCACCGTTGAAAACGATCGTGTCAAACGCGTGCAATTCATCGGCGGCTGCCACGGCAACTCACAGGGCATCGCCGCACTGATCGCCGGCATGGAGGTGGACGAAGCGATCGCCCGCCTGAGCGGCATCGACTGCGGCGGCAGGGGCACCTCCTGCCCCGACCAATTGGCGAAGGCGCTGACACAGTTGAAAAACAGCCGGTAG
- a CDS encoding MFS transporter, with amino-acid sequence MKISTGKGTISLPVLLAIWSVSAVTSLPGLAVSPILGDLNTIFPSASDLEIQMLTSLPSLLIIPFVLLSGKLSVGRDKLRILVVGLVIFLLSGIACLFIRNITALILVSCILGIGAGMVIPLSTGLVVAYFTGEYRVRQLGYSSSINNLTLVLATALSGYLANIDWHLSFLVYTLPAVSLVLSPFLHRQRSTPEPAASDQMRNKTIDRPKLVRLMALYFFITYAALTITFYAAFLVDGYHLPKTFSGVLISLFFLAIMAPGLILDRIIGIFKGYTNVAAIAMIGAGLFCFGIFRDRGMLVVGASLAGFGYGLMQPLIYDKTAIIAPPRAATLALSFVMAVNYLAIMLCPFLIDTFTRLTALHGDRVPFLLNGMLTAGLALLAFRRRDDFTLGLDASYYKR; translated from the coding sequence ATGAAAATATCCACAGGCAAAGGCACGATCTCGCTTCCGGTGCTATTGGCGATCTGGTCGGTATCGGCCGTAACGTCGTTGCCCGGACTGGCCGTTTCACCGATTCTGGGCGACCTGAATACGATTTTCCCTTCGGCGAGCGACCTCGAAATCCAGATGCTCACTTCGCTGCCTTCGCTGCTCATCATCCCGTTCGTGCTGCTGTCGGGAAAACTGTCGGTCGGCCGCGACAAACTGCGGATTCTGGTCGTCGGACTCGTGATCTTCCTGCTGAGCGGCATCGCCTGCCTGTTCATCCGCAACATCACGGCGCTGATCCTCGTCAGCTGCATCCTCGGCATCGGAGCCGGTATGGTCATCCCGCTTTCGACAGGACTCGTCGTCGCCTACTTCACCGGAGAGTACCGCGTCCGGCAGTTGGGATACAGCTCCTCGATCAACAATCTGACGCTCGTACTCGCCACGGCGCTTTCGGGCTATCTCGCCAACATCGACTGGCATCTCTCGTTTCTGGTCTACACGCTGCCGGCCGTTTCGCTCGTCCTCTCGCCGTTCCTGCATCGGCAGCGTTCGACGCCCGAACCGGCCGCCAGCGACCAGATGCGCAACAAAACGATCGATCGCCCGAAGCTCGTCCGACTCATGGCGCTCTACTTTTTCATCACCTACGCCGCACTGACGATCACCTTCTACGCCGCGTTTCTGGTCGACGGATATCATCTGCCCAAAACCTTTTCGGGTGTGCTGATTTCGCTCTTCTTCCTCGCAATCATGGCTCCGGGACTGATTCTCGACCGCATCATCGGGATCTTCAAAGGCTATACGAACGTCGCCGCTATCGCCATGATCGGCGCAGGGTTGTTCTGCTTCGGGATTTTCCGGGACCGCGGGATGCTGGTCGTCGGAGCGTCGCTGGCGGGATTCGGCTACGGACTGATGCAGCCGCTCATCTACGACAAGACCGCCATCATCGCTCCGCCACGCGCGGCGACGCTGGCACTGTCGTTCGTCATGGCGGTCAACTACCTGGCCATCATGCTCTGTCCCTTCCTCATCGACACCTTCACCCGTCTCACCGCACTGCACGGCGACCGCGTGCCCTTCCTGCTCAACGGCATGCTGACCGCAGGACTCGCCCTGTTGGCTTTCCGCCGCCGCGACGACTTCACGCTCGGTCTGGACGCCTCCTATTACAAGCGATAG
- a CDS encoding TetR/AcrR family transcriptional regulator has translation MKTNREEILQNALQLFMSKNYEGVSLQMIAHSVGLTKTGIFNYYPTKLDLFIAVADRYLFHLQDPENKFAPSDGSLRDFIDKYVEGVERTMSEIVRLGNIQREKMPGELANAGYFHLFQQVLFYYPDGKHKLHEWMEKEFRLWCDVIGRSVEHGELREEIDVQETAALFRQVFIGLSYQMSFSDGLDVGILRKRFLYIYGLLKR, from the coding sequence ATGAAAACCAATCGGGAAGAGATTCTGCAAAATGCCCTGCAACTCTTTATGTCGAAGAATTACGAGGGAGTCAGCCTGCAAATGATCGCCCACAGCGTCGGGCTGACCAAAACCGGGATCTTCAACTATTATCCCACCAAACTCGACCTCTTCATCGCCGTGGCCGACCGCTATCTCTTCCATCTCCAGGATCCTGAAAACAAATTTGCACCTTCAGACGGGTCGCTGCGCGATTTCATCGACAAATACGTCGAGGGTGTGGAGCGCACCATGTCCGAGATCGTGCGGCTGGGCAATATTCAACGCGAGAAAATGCCCGGAGAGTTGGCCAATGCCGGTTACTTTCACCTCTTCCAGCAGGTGCTCTTCTATTATCCCGACGGCAAGCACAAGCTCCACGAATGGATGGAAAAGGAGTTCCGGCTCTGGTGCGACGTCATCGGCCGAAGTGTCGAACACGGCGAACTGCGTGAAGAGATCGACGTTCAAGAAACTGCCGCTCTGTTCCGGCAGGTATTCATCGGACTCTCATACCAAATGTCTTTCTCCGACGGCCTCGATGTCGGGATTCTCCGAAAGCGTTTCCTCTATATATATGGTCTGCTGAAGCGCTGA